The genomic DNA CGACGACTTTGTCTACAATGAAATGGTGGCCCATGTGCCCATGGCTGTCCATCCCAATCCCAAGAAAATATTGATTCTGGGTGGCGGAGATGGTGGCGTTGCCCAGGTTCTCAGCATGTATCCTGAAATTGAGCGCATCGATGTGGTCGAGCCAGATGAATTATTGGTCGAAGTCTGTCGGGAATATTTCCCTGACTACGCAACGGGCTTGGAAGATGAGCGGGTGGAAGTCTATCTGCAAGATGGGCTGCGTTTCCTGCGCAACTGTGAAAACGAGTACGACATCATCATCAATGACGCTACCGATCCTTTTGGGCATACGGAAGGGCTCTTTACCAAGGAATTTTATGGCAATGCCTATCGGGCCTTGAAGGAAGATGGCATCATGGTCTATCAGCATGGCTCACCCTTCTATGATGAAGATGAGTCCGCCTTTCGTTCCATGCACAGAAAGGCCAGCCAGTCCTTCCCAATCAGCCGCGTTTACCAGGCCCATATTCCAACCTGTGCGGCGGGCTATTGGCTTTTTGGCTTTGCATCCAAGCAATACCATCCCA from Streptococcus oriscaviae includes the following:
- the speE gene encoding polyamine aminopropyltransferase; translated protein: MEMWFSEVQTPDVKLSIRTSQQLFAGKSEYQDIAVLDSPAFGKILTLNGRVLFSDADDFVYNEMVAHVPMAVHPNPKKILILGGGDGGVAQVLSMYPEIERIDVVEPDELLVEVCREYFPDYATGLEDERVEVYLQDGLRFLRNCENEYDIIINDATDPFGHTEGLFTKEFYGNAYRALKEDGIMVYQHGSPFYDEDESAFRSMHRKASQSFPISRVYQAHIPTCAAGYWLFGFASKQYHPIEDFDREKWKKRQLFTEYYTANLHVGAFMLPRYVEDILEEEEKRK